From Argopecten irradians isolate NY chromosome 12, Ai_NY, whole genome shotgun sequence, one genomic window encodes:
- the LOC138335909 gene encoding uncharacterized protein, whose product MVIQPYFITDTVLFTEDATDLQNMLDCMQNYANKWSLSVNIDKTKIVVFRKSKRLQANEYWTFQGRAIDIVDNFCYLGLVFNYNGRFTLALNTLASQGRKSYYLLNSRMKKYMLNVETKLSLFDTYVSCVLNYCCEVWGSHPAPKIESVHLLFLKSLLNVKKTVNSSTVYFETGRFTLHIQRKIMVMKYWLKLLRTDNCILKSCYNALFELIMKKPNYKLNWLYDVKSDLGRCGFNNIWIAQNVDNEKHFLELYSQRLHDIFIQELRCAFDVSPKCEIYKHLVDNFEIQFYLKKPLNSKTKQILSKYRMQAHSLQIEAGRYNAVPRGDRLCTVCDKNDVEDEMHFVLLCPAYSELRKKFIKTYYHKHPSVYKLIMLFSSKNVKSLNLLGKYLIQATEKRKIIINQQ is encoded by the coding sequence ATGGTAATACAACCGTATTTCATCACAGATACAGTTTTGTTTACTGAAGATGCTACTGACCTGCAAAACATGTTAGATTGTAtgcaaaattatgcaaataaatGGAGTTTATCTGTTAATatagataaaaccaaaatagTTGTTTTTAGAAAAAGTAAACGTCTACAGGCTAATGAGTACTGGACCTTTCAAGGAAGGGCTATagatattgttgataatttttgttactTGGGGCTAGTTTTCAATTATAATGGGAGATTTACTCTAGCGCTTAATACTTTAGCATCACAAGGAAGAAAGTCATACTATCTCCTTAATAGTagaatgaaaaaatacatgCTTAATGTTGAAACAAAATTATCCTTATTTGATACTTATGTTTCATGTGTGCTTAATTACTGTTGCGAGGTATGGGGCTCGCACCCAGCACCTAAGATTGAATCTGTACATCTTTTATTCCTGAAGAGTCTATTGAATGTGAAAAAAACAGTCAATAGTTCTACGGTGTATTTTGAGACTGGAAGGTTTACTTTACATATACAGCGTAAAATAATGGTGatgaaatattggttaaagCTATTAAGAACAGATAACTGTATTTTAAAGTCATGCTATAATGCTCTATTTGAGCTCATTATGAAAAAGcctaattataaattaaattggttGTATGATGTAAAAAGTGATTTAGGCAGATGtggtttcaacaatatttggaTTGCTCAGAATGTAGATAATGAAAAACACTTTTTGGAATTGTATTCACAGCGcttgcatgatatatttattcaggAACTGCGTTGCGCATTTGACGTGTCTcctaaatgtgaaatttataaacatcttgttgataactttgaaattcaattttatttaaagaagcctttgaattctaaaactaaacaaatattgAGTAAATATCGCATGCAAGCCCACTCTCTGCAAATTGAAGCTGGCCGTTATAACGCCGTTCCCAGAGGCGATAGACTTTGTACTGTTTGTGACAAAAATGATGTAGAAgatgaaatgcattttgtattactaTGTCCTGCTTATTCTGAGTTAcgtaaaaagtttataaaaacttattaccacaaacacccaagtgtatataaattaattatgttattttcatctaaaaatGTAAAGAGCTTAAATCTGTTGGGGAAATATTTGATCCAGGCaacagaaaaaaggaaaattatcattaatcagcagtag